tcggtcttccatacttaaaggttccagattctccataattgaatttgttgaatcggaatcactagaggattctgatttaatggttcgttcctcaacaatctctgtttgaatgattggtggttccggaggaaaatttaatggttcaggatctatgaatcgttcctgaatattctccggattctcaattgtgaggtcgggttcaaaaaatggattatcggaaatttgaactggagtacttggtcgactggatgacgattctaaagaaaaatcaacggcggtaatatttgctaaatgtcttgatctagttacaggtggtgaacgtacaaaaggtggtgaacgtcttgctcggtgcattcactgaatatcctattagtttttaaaaggaaagaaaaattataataagttatccaatcaatagacttttctgattttgcccacgtttcgaatagccaaaagatgcagcagaggggcaggattcgtttggtctcaatataattgaggactgtttggctccaataacccggtccacgtacaaatccaactattactacgaaccagaaaattttgatgtctatcaatttaaccacttaaaataaattttcgtaattttaagaaatttagataagaagtagaataaaaatctatgtcctaaaactagaatagcgagaaataagaaagaaaaagagttcgtcgaaaaaggttgaaaaagaaaaatggttgacaaataaaaggtgacggaaaaataaaagaaacttataaaacttaaaaatacttgactaacctaaccttattactacaactaacttaaaattataatcgcaaattgagattactaattggaatgataattgatacataggaaaaaggtgtctaaaaatattaaagcttacaggaaaaactaaatcccaaatggaaataaaaaaaaactaaaacttaaaaaggcgtcgcaaaattctaaagcacctaaatcttagtctaaagaaaaagcacttaaagaattctacggcaaagcctaaaaatctagaagtaaaaataactatggtaaaaactaagtttaaaactaaatatgagctaaaaatacaaatattacgctaaaacgattaaaaagggataaaatataaaaatatataaaaagttgtaaaaagtacaatttttataaaaatattatttttatattatttatttattaaaactattaattttacaatttaattaaacttaataaactaaatatacaaataataaataaaaagtaaaactaattataataaaactaattataataataataagtaattagggtttataataataataattaataattacccgtaattaatgatgtttagggtttctgtcggtggcgtcagagaaactccgcgagttgcggtatttaaagctgcaaaccccgcgagtcgcggggtttcagttttcaactctggtacagttttaattcgacgtttttttttttttttatattttctgtttttatattttatgttttaaaatctaattaaaatatttatataatttaaataaaacttatctttaataactaagataaaaataaaatactttataacaatctaaaaaaaatagatttatatagatttatatttttttttcggtcttttttttatatatttataaaataaattaaataaaacttatatttttacaaactaaagaaactttataaaacttaaatatttatcaaactcctaaaaatatttatatttttgtttttctttttatattttcgaatttttaaaacgtatttttataaaaacgaattttaataaaagtaaactaaaaatctgtttttttttatattagcgttgcgcttccggcatttaagagagtccccggcagcggcgccaaaaatacttgatgtcgtgcgaggtgtatacgaaatagcttatatttttacaggaaatactattaaatacgatacatttttacacaagatatttatttatttatagaatagatatacttaaaccttgctacaacacttataggcagtgtacctaatcgtacagtagtgtagtttttagtaagtccgattcgttccacagggaatctttttaaacaaagcttaacgctatgttagtttacttttataaaaatacaaatatatatataagtaatattattattataaaggggggtttttaccgtttaatgaccggtttgtcgattttaaaactttagtcacagttaaaaccaaatgtaaaatattaaaaataaatacaagacttaaattaaagcgtaaagtaaataacgataatgaaattgcgaataataaaagtgcgataaaataaacttgcgataattaaaaagtacgataattagaagtgcaattaaatataaaataaaggaaataaaatatgaaataaaataattatgattatttaaacttccgtaaacatgatgtttgacgtgttgattttagttttatgcccatgggttaattgtcttttgtcctggattatttaatatgtccatacggatttgtccataatagtccatcagtcataaatataaagagcgaaagccttcgtcaaattattcttattcccgaagtcaaatattccaactaattggggattcgaattgtaacaaggttttaatactttgtttaatgaatacaccaggttatcgactgcgtgtaaaccaaggttttactactttgttaacaattacaccaattacccttgaatgtaattcacccctgtttcaacaagtctattaactattaatccagttccgtgtccggtaaaatgaataattattagtatttatagatatcccgcccaccgtacccagtcaagcgtatgtggttatatataaatacgtcgaattataagtttgtatattaaattaacaaggtattgtttagttaatataaaacccattaatagcccatagtctaatttccacaagtgtcgttcttttatccaaaccccaattatggtacaaagtccaattacccaattttagtaattagcccaacatcatgattacttcggattaaataagcataataataacttagctacgagacattaatgtaaaaaggttgaacataacttacaatgattaaaaatagcgtagcgttacacggacagaatttcaacttacacccttacaatattcgctaacatacccttattattagaattataattaaaattaaaattaaaattaaaattaaaatataaatataaatatttacgtattatgagagaagaagaaaaaggattaaGAGTgtgtaaaatgatcagaattcggttggctttatagggactttcagaatttgggcctccgcgactcgcggcccttttggccttcaaactccgcgagtcacggagtttgtaaatacagctcaccagcttttggagtctttcttgctgacgatttatttataaatataatatatatatataattaatataattaattaattatatattatattatatttatatacatagttaacttgtaatttttagtccgttgcgtcgagcgttgagagttgactctggtcccggttccggattttcgaacgtccttgcgtacaatttaatatcttgtactttgcgttttaaatcttgtactcttgtaatttcgagacgtttcttatcaataattggaacctctttgattgtattttgtacttttgagctttttggtcgtttgcgtcttcaattcgtcgaatctgtcttttgtcttcaccttttgttatttaaacgaatatcacttgtaaatagaacaattgcaactaaaagcttgtctttcttgaggaataatgctatgaaatatatgttcgtttttagcattatcacctttcAATCATGAAATATTCGAGAATCATCCCGAAACATTTCCGAAAATCCCTCGTATCCCTCTATCGAGAACCTCGCCATTTCgactcacgtcgctaactaccttcgcaattcattccaaagtccaacttgggactttttcgaagaccaccaAAGATTTCCTTTCCTCAATAAGCAACACCtgttcgctcatcacgtctactagataggaacgTTTTCCGCATTCCTCGGTACTTAAACTCCCCCATTTAGGGTTTTAACCCCATACTTTCACCGTCGAGATACTAACATCCCGCAAAATTTCGACTTTCCACAACGCACATTACCCtttccggcgttggtcatactcaatagtccttccaaggactcactataagatattcgaacctcgatcTTTCAAATCAGTCAAGTGTTAACGTTCGCTAAACATCACAATATACCACAGTTGTATCTTCGGGTTCCTCACCGGTACCCAATATCAAAGTAATCACACCATCGaagtcaaaagttacactagcaggtataaggaggcacctgacgttgtgttatccgACTCCAATTACCACACCGAGTCTCcaaagactcgacccttacggggtctactctcgGTGTCACACGTCACCTGATTACATgcggtcacacaaatctaaagAACCTTACGGCTCAACGCCCACGTCTTCCTAGTGACACCCGCTAGTCACtctccacctaggccgcatagcttgcctatttatctttcaactcaacactaaggaggcgcttggaacaccaaaGCTTACAACTTTCTAACTTCGTCttaaccattaacccggttacctatatatataaggatagttaaccaccatgactctactcgcacacgaacgtgattaacggaaatgcctctcGAACGACATACCGCGtccacccccaaaatcataaaagaaaagagtggccgtcaagagcgtaccacactcgccacacaatcacaaaaccgccatcgaAATCGGACCACCaattaacatgtatatatacatcatCGTATGTTATTATCGTCAAGTGTACTACCACCCTCTGGTTACGGCCTAATTGGTTTTACCATAAAGCTCAACACAACATTTGGGACTACGCCCTTACACGGTCTCATCACTATACGCTCGGTTAAGCTCCCGCGACTACACCAAATCAAAACCCAACACTCTCCATAAGACGATTACACGTCACGTACTCTCACTTGGTGATATAACACACGGTGCATTCTAATCCAATAACACGCGTACACAAGCAATTAGTTGTTAAACTCACATACGAGCAACAATACACACACAAACTACAAatcctacgggtctcactcgaacgagcttaacaaCCCAAAACCACGACGCAATAAGCCTAGACAGCAGAAGACTCAAACaacagagtcaaggcacaacacaccgacCTATACGACCAATCTCCTCACCGATCATAGCCCACGAACTCTCGCGAGCTCAATTCACCATAAAACCGACGCTCACTTTCCTCCGTTGGCATCATTCAAGCAACGACCTAACGCCAACATAACTCGTACCTCGTATACCAAGAACGCCGCTACCCGCAGGGTAGACTTTTCTCACTATCAAAttctttctacccgttaccactacaaAATCATCCGGCCAATGGTAAACACATGCTCACACTCTTGGAAGAGAGTGACTACTGCTCCAACAACGAATGCTTACCGTCTTGCATCCTGTAACACGTACGTCATCGAACCTTGCTTTAACACTTAGCATACAAAGATTTTGGTTCGTCCTTCGCCACGTCATACCAATCATCCATTAGCACGAACGCAAGCATCCCTCTTATAGTCGTCCGATTGCTAAAGCTTGTAAAATTTCCACTTAGTCACTCAAGTTCATAAGGGTTTCACTtcagtaccctaagtacaatgtaaccgcaacaccatcggagtcgaataccacgctagtaggtatgaaagaggcacctaacatcgcgtctcgtagactccattactaacatacatcgagacccagaacactcgatctcaagggttctatccacccgttgaacctcatggtttatcaacttcaacacgaaagcaaacacgcgctaacaaccgaacaccaaggcCCATACCCGTGGCTTGGTAGAATCATTTACCCCATCACTAAGAATTGCATggctgcaccaagtcttacgccctcgtctGTCAATAcaacgtcatcatagggtgtttccattaggaatgtcacccatataaatactacgtattaccgccatgcattcctccccagggcgcatttccacgagtcaacgactcaagcgctaccccggtgcactatcatcaaaatcaccaacaaaccgaatcttcaccgagttcactaaccCCGCACCCTTATGAGTACCTTTGAAAAATACGTTAACTTGAGACTAATTAGATCtcgaaacaaagtttaagtctctaatacatacacgaatccattggcacacaataaacaataataaggcatatttgtaccaaagatgaAAATACCCGAAACATcgtcgttggacccttgcgcttcactgatcatcagatagtcacgctctaacctcctaactcgATCGACAAACGATTCGAAACACTCCAATtttcggtgtcccttcttttggaaaataaagcacttgatcgtgcttaaaggtacactcgtacaatcccgtgccaaatgacctcgtcctccacacctaaagcacgtaggcccataacttcccttactcctcttcttcactttttcaacaccttcgggcgtacttctcgcccttttactaggagcacctcttgattcgaactttctcttacccaaagagtgatcagcagtTTCtggagcatgagattcaatccccatagttgctccttcgtcgccgtcaccttgaggtttaggaaacctcttttctaactcttccttcacgaccttaggcacttggtctaggaccatctcggtcactattccctcaaACGATTCTTGGAGAACTTGTTTAACCTTGTCGGCGAAAGTCAAGATATAGCGTTcaaactccgcctcaatccttaacgtTTACTCATCCTTCCCTTCATGAATAGGCCCGTCCATTCCATATccctcttccgtcttcattctaaagaatgcaattgATTAAGCAACGAACGAGTACAATCATACGTGCAATCCCAACCCATCTTGCTAGGcaatcgtcttacatcacttgtcaaatacgatttgcacctgtaaaaatggtagctaatcattattacgcgTACACGCCGTATCCACTCATTAGTACCACAACCGctttgctcgatgatataacccaacacaaacacaaaatatattaataatatccacacattaatataaacgttagtccacctataaacTGGGACACTAACcgaattcccattccgacccgtaatcctacaagtttcTCACAAATAATCACACACAAAagtcaagtctaggcacctatctcaagtcacctaaatcccttagaccatgctctgatatcacttgtaacaacccaacccattatacAACCGAAAATAGACCATAATTTTTTTTAAACAGGGCTGCCCAgactgggtgcgcggcgcgcagcccagcctgtgcgcggcgcgcacaaggtgcTGGCAGCTTCTATCCGGATTTGTCATTTTTCGTaaaaagatcacccacttcccgacatatttagacgaaacgcttttcacaacatgttcttatatgtaaaactaacacgatttaataataaaacaagttttacaacacagtcccacatcgacccaaattacgaggTTCGTACaaacacgagtttcgaccacactagttaaaTTTCCAAACGGcacaatgagcatggtgtttggggaattaaactacccaaatctcggtcaactccaaaagctaccacatcaaaagcgtcccctaacaaacaaaacgggatctctaatccaaacgaaagcccttacccttgtctccgccaaaacctataaaatggtaaacaacgagagggtaagcaaagcttagtgagtgcaacaattatacatacacatatataacccatctatttgcaatcgcacccactaaatacctcatacgaaaatgtaactcaatagcatgccgtcatactcataatgctaacaactcatacaatatcacaacaccacattagcatatactctacacaatatatatatacatatgtataacaTGCTTATACAATATCCAAGAACATAATATGGTTaatcataacgctatggtgctaccggcatgtggttcacaccatatgcatttgagtctcactcttttatagtgctactggtacgtggttcacactttggcgctaccggcacgtggttcacgcctcattttatagtgctgccagcacgtggttcacacttgatgctaccagcacgtggttcacatccaaattttatagtgctaccggcacgtggttcacacttgatgctaccggcacgtggttcacatccaaattttatagtactaccggtacgtggttcacacttgatgctaccggcacgtggttcacatcataatacccgtcacatacatgttatggtactaccggcacgtggttcataccataacattcacaaataaatacgccatatatatgtacatataattattccactcacctcgattacttgaaaagcaaatccgcttgagctcctaatcgtccaaatgcaaatcacctaagtaatttacaagcaaataagctaaacactctagcttatacccaaaacaccattTAGTGCAATAtagacccatttgcacttactttaCTTTGACCAAGTCAAAACTCACCCGAAAATccccataatcataatcaactagtgattatgttccgacAACTCGTTTTAATCAAGGTTTCATCAACAAAACACCTTACTTACATCATTTAacacaaaactcattttgacctattctcaagtcaaaacacccatttggcAAGCTcacacaattaatcacttataacctatgTTAACTAGTGATTTTAACACTCGAaagtgattatcaactaatcaatttcactatccaacccaaaccaaccaacaatggtcATTAACACCACTTACTAGttcaatcacccaattatcaactagtgggtttacttcaagaacacccatttcaaaaaTCCCAATTATGAACATCAATCATACTATGAAAGTGGGTTTActtcaagaacacccatttcaaaaaTCCCAATTATGAACATCAATCATACTATGaaaatttggagttagaacttaccaatactaccacaacgtagctgtgaacgagatgaataactttaacacttgcaacttcgattgattcaagctccttcttctccaaatgaagctttctTTCACTAAActctatttctcactctagggtttgagagtgtgtggaagagatgaagaaTGAGATCCAAATGAGATTGGATCAGGTTTTGTGGCCTCAAATCGTTcagcaagtgaaaagaccaaactacccttcaTTTAAGTAAAAATAGAAAAACTGGAAATCTGTTGCAgggacagtgcgcggcgcgcaccattaccTCTGCGCGGCGCGCACGCAGGCCTGAGCAGGTTCTGACTTTTCTTCAATTACGCAAAGCTTCACACACTTTAAGTACATCATATATACTCCATgtacaataaataatcgggtcttacaagatGTGAGACGCATGTTGACAGTTAGTTTCAAGACGGTCACATGATCCCACAGGTATGATAAATTAAGAGTTGCAGCTACAACATCCTCCCTTTTTCGCCTTGTAATAACAGGTAGAACTTGCCAGAAATCACCACCAAACACTATGAATTTACCTCCAAATGGAGTATCCATGCTGTTACTATTAATTAGCCGACAAATGTAGCGTAACGACCGATCTAGTGTTTCAACGCATAGCCTGTTAACCACTGGAGCTTCATCCCAGATAACCAGTTTAGTTATTCTGATCAATTTTGCCAAATGACTATTAGGCTGAATCCTACACTATGATTCGTCCTTTGGATCTATAGGATTTTCGAAACGCGAATGAGCAGTTCTTCCACCAGGCAATAAGAAAGCGGCAATTCCGCTGGAAGCAACATTCAACACAATTTGACCTCTACTTCTCAACGCAGCTGACAATGTATTCCATAAAAAGTTTTTCATGTACCACCCGAACCATATACAAAAAATGCTCCGCCTTTGTCTGCTGCAACAGCACTTACGATAGTATTGTATGCCTTTTTTTTATCAGTGTTTTGGCTATCGATTAATTCAGCATGCTGAATTTCTAGTTCAGGCATATTATATGACAATTCATCTATAATAAATGGATTATCTGACAAATTAAGCACTTTCGAAGACGGATAAGGCATTGAAGGATAATTCTTTAAAGATTTACCATTACGTAGAAGTAGTTTTGCAATTTCATTCAATGTAaggttcttcagcatttcaagGGTAGGTTGGATGTCTGTAATACATAAACATAGATAAAGATGTTATTCAAAATGaaataaattaaaattttaaaattatgcATGTATTAGTAATTGGTTATATAAAATATAGAAATTTTAAAAGCAAAGAATTGCCAGGGATCAGTTTGTAGTTAATGAACACAAATTAAAATGATCGTTATAAGTTAACCTGAAAGGCGATGGTGAATAATGTCAACAGATAAGTATTCAAAAGCTTCATCAAAAACAACTTCTTGTCTACTTAGGCTCTCTGATGTAAGTAACTGACAGATTAAGTTCCGAACAAAGTGACCACCACCCCAACTACTTGCCTCTTTTATACCATCGATGTATTCCTGATCGTCGTCTAATAAACCCATTTCATAACATGCATCTTTAAATGTAGGACATAGTTGACCATTAACATTTCGAATATCTTCATATGAAGTAGGACCTTTAACTTTATTCAACAAAATACGTAGAAATAATAGTTCACCAGTTTGAGGAGATACGTGATGTATACGACCAATTGTGCCAGTGAATACATTTTTTGGAGACCAAAGTTTTGTTTCCTTATTCCACACAAATTCAAGATAAGATAGTTGTCTTGCATCTTCGTTGACTCGATTCATGTTCATCCATTCAAGGAATTGAGATCTATTTACAGATTCAGAGTCTAAAACGTTTTCTACTAAATCTTCTTCATCAAAGATAACTGAATGTTGATCCGGTAAGTGAAAGGCAAGGCGTATAACTGTTGGATTTCTATTGTGTATATCAAAAGATAACATACACCATACTGCTTCGCATGATGATACATATCTGCAGTCATAGTATTCTTTGACTTCATCTGTCACTTCGTCGCAACCACCAGCAGTGACCCTATCATTACCTTTATTGATGTATTTAAATAGATATCTAATTGCACCAAGTTGATTACACCATTCAACATTTATTCGAACATGATATTTTTTAAGTAGCACTGCATTATAAGGAACAACACTTCCATTATCAAGATCATGACCCTGCTTTATAACCTTCCTGCCGTTATCTGTACGTTTGTAAATTGGATAACCTTCTTTATCAACAGTTGTACAGTCTGCAAAGGGCTTTGGAAAGTTTTTTGTGTGTTTTTTTTCAATGTCTGTGCAAGGACAACTTGGATTCTTATCTCCACACGGACCATGAATCATTAAATCCGACACAAGCTGGTATAGTTCTGGATCAACATCCTTGTCAGGTATTTCTGCAGAAATGAACTTATCGACATCTTTTGGCTCAGGTAGTTTGTCTCTTTCATCAAGGAAAATACAGATATGTGCATGAGGCAAACCTCTTTTTTGGAACTCTATAGTGTAAAGGTGTGTAAGaaaaaagtttgaatataaatTATTAGGACAGGCTATAGTAATATGTTTAAATAATACTAAAAACATATGTGTTGCAGGCAAAAAGTAATTAAACTGTTAAGGGTTATAAATTTTATGTTATAAATTAGAAATACTTAGAAACATGAAGACGTACCAGCTTTAACCCTTCCAAACAGACTATTTTTTTTATATCTTCCATTAGTCGATAAAGTTTGATCTTAAACATCCTTGATTGATATGCTGGTTTATTTTCAGGATAAAATCCAGTACCTTCTAAGGCTCTCCTAATCTCTGGCCACTTAGAATTACATGTAAAAGTAATGAAGATATCAAGATAACCATAAACTCTACATAGTGCCATAACATCACAATATTTTTCTATCATGTATCGTGCACTTCCAGTAAAAGACGCGGGTAATTTGGTTCGATTACCAATCATGTTGTTTACAACTTCACCGCTGAGAGTCGCTTCAGTAAGGTTTGCAAAAGTTTCGGCTCTAAGTATGTTTTGTTTTTTCCGGATGTAATATATTCTTTCTGATTCGACCATGGTGTAAGCATCAACCAACAATTGTTGATGTAACTTACGTGCTAGATGGACAAAAGTTGGAGATTTCTTCAAGAGTTGGAGATTTTATTTCTTGTAACTTATAAGCAAAAAATTCACGCATTGTAACACGTTTCTTTAACCTTGTTGTGTTTTCATCAACATCACGGTGGTTAATATCAGTACGATATCCATCTTCAGCATGTGCGAACAAAAGAGGATATTGAAGAGCTAAATATTGGGGATGTAATTCGCTAATACGTTATAGTCCTTCTTCAAGACTATTTACAATTATGTCCCTCTTATCAAAGTTTAAATCAATATCTCCAACTATTAGTGCAGCTACTTCATCAACAGTTAGCAAGTTGTAGTTACGTCCGTCACCACTTCTGCGAGCTATTAGCTTGATTTTAAAGTTAGGCTCATTATTTTGTTCAAACAAATCCCTTGCCCTTCTATACATCTTGACCAATGGGTTGCATTCGTCAAGTAGTGCAATCAACTCTCTTATAAGGTCTTCATCAAGTGTATTGCATAGAGTCGTTGGTTGATTGAAATTTTTACCACTGGTAAGAGATATATAACATATGTGAATATGTTAGATTTACATTTTCCTTGATAACGTTGATACAAATAATTGGAAGGTTTGTAGTAGCTATAATAAATTTTAGTGCTTACCCTATTGCTACTTTCCGGTTGGTAGCTTCATTGGTTGTATCATAAATATACAATTGAGAATATTTTAGTGACGATCCAGTTGAAGGTACTAAACCACCCATCCTGTGACAATTTTGTCCACGAATACGAAATGTGTAAGGCCCTCTTCCTCTATTAGCAGTTTTATCAACCTTCCCACCCATTGAAGTGAATGCAAACACCATATTATACTGCCTAACATTATCTAGAAAATGTTTGCTTTTTGGATGATTATTAGTGTATAAATCCCACAGAAGTTTTGGAGgactttttgtgaattttggtagTTGAATTTTTCCTTTCATACAACATAATGAAAAGGAACCTGGTAATCCTTTTGTATTTTTACCACGACGGGTCTCTTTGTACCATAAGTACGATCCACATGCTTTACATTCGAACGACAAATCACCTTCATCAACGTAATCTGTGAAGCCATTTAGTATATGATGTTATTAGGTAAACATAAATaacatattatatttttaaataaagtaTAAGTAATGTAGTTATAAAAGGACATAGGTCGTCACCTTCAGAGATGCCTTTAGTTTTATGTTCATTGTCACCAGATGACCCTGCTTCATTGATATTAAAAGGAACAGGATGAGTGCTGTTCcttgatcttgatttgttaaacctggtgttttttgtgatgacccgggaatttccgaccaaatttaaacttgaatcttatatggtttcgacacgataagcaaagtctgtaatgtt
The window above is part of the Rutidosis leptorrhynchoides isolate AG116_Rl617_1_P2 chromosome 1, CSIRO_AGI_Rlap_v1, whole genome shotgun sequence genome. Proteins encoded here:
- the LOC139846840 gene encoding uncharacterized protein, with the translated sequence MVESERIYYIRKKQNILRAETFANLTEATLSGEVVNNMIGNRTKLPASFTGSARYMIEKYCDVMALCRVYGYLDIFITFTCNSKWPEIRRALEGTGFYPENKPAYQSRMFKIKLYRLMEDIKKIVCLEGLKLFNYFLPATHMFLVLFKHITIACPNNLYSNFFLTHLYTIEFQKRGLPHAHICIFLDERDKLPEPKDVDKFISAEIPDKDVDPELYQLVSDLMIHGPCGDKNPSCPCTDIEKKHTKNFPKPFADCTTVDKEGYPIYKRTDNGRKVIKQGHDLDNGSVVPYNAVLLKKYHVRINVEWCNQLGAIRYLFKYINKGNDRVTAGGCDEVTDEVKEYYDCRYVSSCEAVWCMLSFDIHNRNPTVIRLAFHLPDQHSVIFDEEDLVENVLDSESVNRSQFLEWMNMNRVNEDARQLSYLEFVWNKETKLWSPKNVFTGTIGRIHHVSPQTGELLFLRILLNKVKGPTSYEDIRNVNGQLCPTFKDACYEMGLLDDDQEYIDGIKEASSWGGGHFVRNLICQLLTSESLSRQEVVFDEAFEYLSVDIIHHRLSDIQPTLEMLKNLTLNEIAKLLLRNGKSLKNYPSMPYPSSKVLNLSDNPFIIDELSYNMPELEIQHAELIDSQNTDKKKAYNTIVSAVAADKGGAFFVYAALRSRGQIVLNVASSGIAAFLLPGGRTAHSRFENPIDPKDES